One genomic segment of Pseudomonas chlororaphis subsp. aurantiaca includes these proteins:
- a CDS encoding 2,4'-dihydroxyacetophenone dioxygenase family protein — protein sequence MPEAASREFWKDLQPIANCFKPDAKPEVYLANAASDDLKLYVPFTETVSSRPLWISPSENRWCDILMASSAGLVNRHYHPHEVFAYTLSGKWGYLEHDWTATAGDFVYETPGEGHTLVAYEHEQPMRAFFIVKGPLIWLDEQGEPEGYFDVHSYIAMCRAHYEKIGLGAAYIDTLFR from the coding sequence ATGCCCGAAGCCGCCAGCCGTGAATTCTGGAAAGACCTGCAACCGATCGCCAATTGCTTCAAGCCGGACGCCAAGCCCGAGGTCTACCTGGCCAATGCCGCCAGCGACGACCTGAAGCTCTATGTGCCCTTCACCGAAACCGTGTCCTCGCGGCCGCTGTGGATCTCGCCGAGCGAGAACCGCTGGTGCGACATCCTCATGGCCAGCAGCGCCGGGCTGGTGAACCGGCATTACCACCCCCACGAGGTGTTCGCCTACACCCTGTCCGGCAAGTGGGGCTACCTGGAGCACGACTGGACCGCCACCGCCGGCGACTTCGTCTACGAGACCCCGGGCGAAGGCCACACCCTGGTGGCCTACGAACACGAGCAACCGATGCGCGCGTTTTTCATCGTCAAGGGCCCGCTGATCTGGCTCGACGAACAGGGCGAGCCGGAGGGTTATTTCGACGTGCACTCCTACATCGCCATGTGCCGCGCGCACTACGAAAAGATCGGCCTCGGCGCGGCCTATATCGACACGCTGTTTCGCTGA